From a single Kitasatospora sp. NBC_00458 genomic region:
- the dhbC gene encoding isochorismate synthase DhbC yields the protein MTAVHHAPAGTDHAAIGAASGLLGQYRAAPDQAFFASPTRTLLAEGVHARVPQDDRPLPARVAETLAQARRDGVERPLVVGAVAFDHDSRAELAVPARVRACGALGDDPLIALPAPAADRIEWDVRPVPAPEAYGAGVAEAVRRLREGELSKVVLARTLELNAAEPLDLPAILQRLARRDPGGYTFAVPAGSGRTLIGASPELLLSRRGTAVLANPLAGSVPRSADLGEDVRRAAALLESPKDLHEHAVVVDAIRAALAPYCRTLDVPERPTVVRTAAMWHLATTITAELADPAVSALELATALHPTPAVCGTPTPLAREAIREIEPFDRGLYAGMVGWGDADGDGEWVVTLRCAEADDRTLRVYAGAGVVAESRPEAELAETSAKFRTFLDAAGVPR from the coding sequence GTGACCGCGGTGCATCACGCCCCCGCCGGGACGGACCACGCCGCCATAGGCGCGGCCAGCGGACTGCTGGGCCAGTACCGGGCCGCGCCCGACCAGGCGTTCTTCGCCTCCCCGACTCGCACCCTGCTCGCCGAGGGCGTGCACGCCAGGGTGCCGCAGGACGACCGGCCGCTGCCCGCCCGGGTCGCCGAGACGCTCGCCCAGGCCCGCCGGGACGGCGTCGAACGCCCGCTGGTGGTGGGCGCGGTGGCGTTCGACCACGACAGCCGGGCCGAACTCGCCGTCCCCGCGCGGGTCCGCGCCTGCGGTGCGCTGGGCGACGACCCGTTGATCGCCCTGCCCGCCCCGGCCGCCGACCGCATCGAGTGGGACGTCCGGCCGGTGCCCGCGCCGGAGGCCTACGGCGCGGGCGTCGCCGAAGCCGTCCGACGGCTCCGCGAGGGCGAGTTGAGCAAGGTGGTGCTCGCCCGGACGCTGGAGCTGAACGCCGCCGAGCCGCTCGACCTGCCCGCGATCCTGCAGCGCCTCGCCCGGCGCGACCCGGGCGGCTACACCTTCGCCGTGCCCGCCGGCTCCGGCCGCACCCTGATCGGCGCCAGCCCCGAACTGCTGCTCTCCCGCCGCGGCACGGCCGTCCTCGCCAACCCGCTGGCCGGCTCCGTGCCGCGCAGCGCCGACCTCGGCGAGGACGTCCGCCGGGCCGCCGCGCTCCTGGAGTCGCCCAAGGACCTGCACGAGCACGCCGTCGTGGTCGACGCCATCCGCGCCGCACTTGCCCCCTACTGCCGCACCCTGGACGTGCCGGAGCGCCCCACCGTCGTGCGCACCGCCGCGATGTGGCACCTGGCCACCACGATCACGGCCGAACTCGCCGACCCGGCCGTCTCGGCCCTGGAACTGGCCACCGCCCTCCACCCGACCCCGGCCGTCTGCGGCACGCCGACGCCGCTCGCCCGCGAGGCGATCCGCGAGATCGAGCCGTTCGACCGGGGCCTGTACGCGGGGATGGTCGGCTGGGGCGACGCGGACGGCGACGGCGAGTGGGTGGTCACCCTGCGCTGCGCCGAGGCGGACGACCGCACCCTGCGGGTGTACGCGGGGGCGGGCGTGGTCGCCGAGTCCCGCCCGGAGGCCGAACTCGCCGAGACCAGCGCCAAGTTCCGCACCTTCCTGGACGCCGCCGGAGTGCCGCGGTGA
- a CDS encoding GNAT family N-acetyltransferase yields the protein MIRPFWPATDYPALAALLSAAGPDPVTAERLRAQDEAMPPVGSLATTSDGLLVGHGRIRLVDPGPTGELLAFATAWRAPWTPPGDVASLVVGAPGRAPELLLPLLDGLEAWARGARARRLLGELPDGGPADRVDTETGGEGGAEAGGEPGDGGGTPDGDQGGLLRLLVARGHRIDAHVRTATARLDALPPAPPPPPGIDLRTLATSGTPQAARQLHRLYRETLRDNPGFAEAIPGFEQWHAAALAGQGCRPDWVFTAEAAGRIVGVTAVRETADPRVCHIDYTGVLRPWRGRGLARALKLHAAHHLAALGVRTAHTEVEASNAPMVAVNSALGYRWGPGHRRLVKLL from the coding sequence ATGATCCGCCCGTTCTGGCCCGCCACCGACTACCCGGCGCTGGCCGCACTGCTGTCCGCCGCCGGGCCGGACCCGGTCACGGCGGAGCGACTCCGGGCGCAGGACGAGGCGATGCCGCCCGTCGGCAGCCTTGCCACCACCTCCGACGGCCTGCTGGTCGGGCACGGCCGGATCCGGCTGGTGGACCCGGGGCCCACCGGGGAGCTGCTCGCCTTCGCGACCGCCTGGCGGGCTCCCTGGACCCCGCCGGGCGACGTCGCCTCGCTCGTCGTCGGCGCGCCCGGCCGGGCACCGGAGCTGCTGCTCCCCCTCCTGGACGGACTGGAGGCCTGGGCCCGCGGCGCACGCGCGCGCCGACTGCTCGGCGAACTGCCGGACGGCGGCCCGGCCGACCGCGTCGACACCGAGACCGGGGGCGAGGGCGGGGCCGAGGCCGGGGGCGAACCCGGTGACGGCGGCGGCACCCCCGACGGCGACCAGGGAGGACTCCTCCGCCTGCTGGTCGCCCGCGGCCACCGCATCGACGCCCATGTCCGCACCGCGACGGCCAGGTTGGACGCCCTACCCCCCGCGCCGCCGCCACCGCCCGGCATCGACCTCCGCACCCTCGCCACCTCCGGCACGCCGCAGGCGGCCCGCCAGCTCCACCGGCTCTACCGCGAGACGCTGCGCGACAACCCCGGGTTCGCCGAGGCGATACCGGGTTTCGAGCAGTGGCACGCGGCGGCCCTGGCCGGCCAGGGCTGCCGCCCGGACTGGGTGTTCACCGCCGAGGCCGCCGGCCGGATCGTCGGCGTCACGGCCGTCCGTGAGACCGCGGATCCGCGCGTCTGCCACATCGACTACACCGGTGTCCTGCGCCCTTGGCGCGGGCGCGGGCTGGCCAGGGCGCTCAAGCTGCACGCCGCCCACCACCTCGCCGCGCTCGGCGTGCGGACCGCGCACACCGAGGTCGAGGCCTCTAACGCCCCGATGGTCGCGGTCAATTCGGCCCTCGGCTACCGGTGGGGCCCGGGCCACCGCCGACTGGTCAAGCTCCTCTGA
- a CDS encoding DUF4132 domain-containing protein, whose translation MAWVDTGAGGYQVALDDEGKVLCRNAAGRPLKSVPPKLNDDPVVVGLKQLTEWLAAHRRGCLETAERWMVRSLPVPVAVVTAVWADEAWQEVLRDLVVTGPDGSVAGFLRGADAERGIGLVDLDGDTVRLTGDELRIPHPVLLDDLDELREFAVELGVSQQVQQLYREVWHRPADGTGTSVDTYSGGRYGALRDLLGRCTRLGYRVRAGHAVLPVVEDGRALEARVWVGDYYEYDECETGSLSWAGPDGGVLPLAEVGPVAWSEGMRMAAALYAGRTIEGEEAA comes from the coding sequence GTGGCGTGGGTTGATACGGGTGCGGGGGGCTATCAAGTGGCCCTGGACGACGAGGGAAAGGTGCTCTGCCGCAACGCGGCCGGGCGCCCGCTGAAGAGCGTCCCCCCGAAGCTGAACGACGATCCGGTCGTCGTCGGCCTCAAGCAGCTCACCGAGTGGCTGGCCGCGCACCGGCGCGGCTGCCTGGAGACCGCCGAGCGGTGGATGGTCCGCTCCCTGCCGGTGCCCGTCGCCGTCGTCACCGCCGTCTGGGCCGACGAGGCCTGGCAGGAGGTCCTGCGGGACCTCGTCGTCACCGGCCCGGACGGCTCCGTCGCCGGGTTCCTGCGCGGCGCCGACGCCGAGCGCGGGATCGGCCTGGTCGACCTCGACGGGGACACCGTCCGCCTCACCGGCGACGAGCTGCGGATACCCCACCCGGTCCTGCTGGACGACCTCGACGAGCTGCGCGAGTTCGCCGTCGAACTCGGCGTCTCCCAGCAGGTCCAGCAGCTGTACCGGGAGGTCTGGCACCGGCCGGCCGACGGCACCGGCACCTCGGTCGACACCTACTCCGGCGGCCGCTACGGGGCGCTGCGCGACCTGCTCGGCCGGTGCACCCGGCTCGGCTACCGGGTCCGCGCGGGTCACGCCGTGCTTCCGGTCGTCGAGGACGGCCGCGCGCTGGAGGCCCGGGTCTGGGTCGGCGACTACTACGAGTACGACGAGTGCGAGACGGGCTCGCTCAGCTGGGCGGGCCCGGACGGCGGGGTCCTGCCGCTCGCCGAGGTCGGACCGGTCGCCTGGTCCGAGGGGATGCGGATGGCCGCCGCACTGTACGCCGGCCGCACGATCGAAGGGGAGGAAGCCGCATGA
- a CDS encoding MFS transporter, protein MPSAPPGRTAPPGPAGPPAGPLAPSRPLAQAAIALAFWVTMAGTTVPTPLYPLYQHAFGFSPFMVTVIFAVYALGVVAGLLTLGRLSDQIGRRPVMAAALLFAAAAAGLFEAADSLPWLLTARVLSGFGAALITGSATAALLDLAPPERRLRAQTLALAANMGGLAGGTLFSGILAEWAGSPLRLPWTATLVLTAAALLGLFAVPETVPAAIRAAGVRLRLQPLRIPAGIRPAFLRAALAGGAGFAATGVLTAVSGLFLATVLDLRNHALTGLVVAVAFAAIAVGQLLVRVLPPARALPLACAGLVLAAALVAGALLTEALVPLLLGACVNGLAAGAAIGTGLGAINGGVAPERRGETVSTFFAVLFSMLSVPVIGVGVLIQATGLRTAGVTFSAVVAALAVGVAAGLVRRPRARTATPSGPAPGDTDSGASGGASGGADTAGPPSALAGPTGEA, encoded by the coding sequence GTGCCCTCCGCCCCGCCGGGCCGCACCGCCCCACCCGGACCCGCCGGACCGCCCGCCGGTCCGCTCGCCCCCTCACGCCCCCTCGCGCAGGCCGCCATCGCCCTCGCCTTCTGGGTGACGATGGCCGGCACCACCGTCCCGACCCCGCTCTACCCGCTCTACCAACACGCCTTCGGCTTCTCGCCGTTCATGGTCACGGTGATCTTCGCCGTCTACGCGCTGGGCGTCGTCGCCGGGCTGCTCACCCTCGGCAGGCTCTCCGACCAGATCGGCCGCCGCCCCGTGATGGCCGCCGCCCTGCTCTTCGCCGCGGCGGCCGCCGGACTCTTCGAGGCGGCCGACTCGCTGCCCTGGCTGCTGACCGCCCGGGTCCTCTCGGGCTTCGGCGCGGCCCTGATCACCGGCTCCGCCACCGCCGCCCTGCTCGACCTCGCCCCGCCCGAACGGCGCCTGCGCGCCCAGACCCTGGCCCTCGCCGCCAACATGGGCGGCCTGGCCGGCGGCACCCTCTTCTCCGGCATCCTGGCCGAATGGGCCGGCTCGCCGCTCCGGCTGCCCTGGACGGCGACCCTCGTCCTCACCGCCGCCGCCCTGCTCGGCCTGTTCGCCGTCCCCGAGACCGTCCCCGCCGCGATACGTGCCGCCGGGGTCCGCCTCCGCCTCCAGCCCCTGCGCATCCCGGCCGGAATCCGCCCCGCCTTCCTGCGCGCCGCGCTCGCCGGCGGCGCCGGGTTCGCCGCGACCGGCGTACTGACGGCGGTCAGCGGGCTCTTCCTCGCCACCGTGCTCGACCTGCGCAACCACGCGCTGACCGGCCTGGTCGTCGCCGTCGCGTTCGCCGCCATCGCCGTCGGGCAGCTGCTCGTCCGCGTGCTGCCCCCGGCCCGCGCCCTGCCGCTGGCCTGCGCCGGACTCGTCCTGGCCGCCGCACTCGTCGCCGGCGCACTGCTCACCGAGGCACTGGTGCCGCTGCTCCTCGGCGCCTGCGTCAACGGCCTCGCCGCGGGCGCCGCCATCGGCACCGGACTCGGCGCCATCAACGGCGGGGTCGCCCCGGAGCGTCGCGGCGAGACCGTCTCCACCTTCTTCGCCGTGCTGTTCTCGATGCTCTCGGTGCCGGTCATCGGGGTCGGCGTGCTCATCCAGGCCACCGGGCTGCGGACGGCCGGGGTCACGTTCAGCGCGGTGGTCGCCGCCCTGGCGGTCGGCGTCGCGGCCGGTCTGGTCCGGCGCCCGCGCGCGAGGACGGCGACGCCCTCCGGCCCGGCCCCCGGCGACACGGACAGCGGCGCGAGCGGCGGCGCGAGCGGCGGCGCGGACACGGCGGGCCCGCCGTCCGCCCTGGCCGGTCCGACCGGGGAGGCATGA
- a CDS encoding CapA family protein — protein MRRAAAAVALLLGLIPVAACGPDDPDPAAVKAAKEAKAASAAADAAKASPGASGTPDDPASTDGAAGAPRPDGSITVAFAGDVHFEGRTEARLAVKAPETALGPIARTLSAADLSVLNLETAITDRGAPEAKTYTFRTSPKALTALKDSGVDVVSLANNHAVDFGADGLADTLAAKASSPVPIVGFGRNSQEAYAPYVSTVRGVKVAVVAASQVEDLTNQKWRAGASKPGIASALDATALVKAVQAAKQQAPVVLVYLHWGDEGKACPTTAQTTIARKLATAGATAVVGTHAHTMLGSGMLGNTYVGYGFGNFLWYGTSNYANSNETGVTTLTVTPAGKVVGEAFAPATIDDTGVPVPQTGAAATAALKRRDGLRGCTGLTPAPAAAR, from the coding sequence ATGCGCCGTGCCGCGGCCGCCGTCGCACTGCTGCTCGGGCTGATACCCGTCGCCGCCTGCGGGCCGGACGACCCCGACCCGGCCGCCGTCAAGGCGGCCAAGGAGGCGAAGGCCGCCAGTGCGGCCGCCGACGCGGCCAAGGCCTCCCCCGGGGCGTCCGGCACCCCGGACGACCCCGCCTCCACCGACGGCGCGGCGGGCGCCCCCCGCCCCGACGGCAGCATCACCGTGGCGTTCGCGGGCGACGTGCACTTCGAGGGCCGCACCGAGGCGCGGCTGGCCGTGAAGGCGCCCGAGACGGCGCTCGGCCCGATCGCCAGGACGCTCTCGGCCGCCGACCTCTCCGTGCTCAACCTGGAGACCGCGATCACCGACCGCGGCGCCCCCGAGGCCAAGACGTACACCTTCCGCACCTCGCCCAAGGCGCTCACCGCGCTCAAGGACTCCGGTGTCGACGTGGTGTCCCTCGCCAACAACCACGCGGTGGACTTCGGCGCCGACGGCCTCGCCGACACCCTCGCCGCCAAGGCCTCCTCGCCGGTTCCGATCGTCGGCTTCGGCCGCAACTCGCAGGAGGCGTACGCCCCGTACGTGTCCACGGTGCGCGGGGTGAAGGTCGCGGTGGTCGCGGCCAGCCAGGTCGAGGACCTGACCAACCAGAAGTGGCGCGCAGGCGCGAGCAAGCCCGGCATCGCCTCGGCGCTGGACGCCACCGCACTGGTCAAGGCCGTCCAGGCGGCGAAGCAGCAGGCGCCGGTGGTGCTCGTCTACCTGCACTGGGGCGACGAGGGCAAGGCCTGTCCGACCACCGCCCAGACCACCATCGCCCGGAAGCTCGCGACCGCCGGCGCGACGGCCGTGGTCGGCACCCACGCGCACACCATGCTCGGCTCGGGCATGCTCGGCAACACCTACGTCGGGTACGGCTTCGGCAACTTCCTCTGGTACGGCACGTCCAACTACGCCAACTCCAACGAGACCGGCGTGACGACGCTGACGGTGACCCCGGCCGGGAAGGTGGTCGGCGAGGCGTTCGCCCCGGCGACCATCGACGACACCGGCGTGCCCGTCCCGCAGACGGGTGCGGCGGCGACCGCCGCGCTCAAGCGGCGTGACGGCCTGCGCGGCTGCACCGGGCTGACCCCCGCGCCCGCCGCGGCGCGCTGA
- a CDS encoding ATP-binding protein, producing MTSATTTEEADTAMEPAVPEPAARQIVPPEERYAAELEFLAAYDSGPRPPGWRLTPRAVVTFVMGSGGEKLKAGRKSLVVEQKFVGERALVERCVVTLAGERGLLLVGEPGTAKSMLSELLAAAVCGTSGLTVQGTAGTTEDQLKYGWNYALLLAKGPSREALVPSPVLTAMTTGAVARVEEVTRCLPEVQDALVSLLSERRIAVPELAGGPDAQLHAAPGFTLIATANLRDKGVSEMSAALKRRFNFETVGPIGSLAAEVELVRRQSTAAVARAGAPYGVDDAVLEALVTAFRDLRTGRSTEGWDVERPSTVMSTAEAVSVATALGVSAAYLPDGGDLLGRLPGQLIGVVRKDDPADAARLLGYWDGPVRRRAEQGAGTWRTLWDLRTALET from the coding sequence ATGACCAGCGCCACCACCACCGAGGAAGCCGACACCGCCATGGAACCCGCCGTCCCGGAGCCCGCCGCCCGGCAGATCGTGCCGCCCGAGGAGCGGTACGCCGCCGAACTGGAGTTCCTCGCCGCGTACGACTCCGGCCCCCGCCCGCCCGGCTGGCGGCTCACCCCGCGCGCCGTCGTCACCTTCGTGATGGGCAGCGGCGGCGAGAAGCTCAAGGCCGGCCGCAAGAGCCTCGTCGTCGAGCAGAAGTTCGTCGGCGAGCGGGCCCTCGTCGAACGCTGCGTCGTCACCCTCGCCGGCGAGCGCGGCCTGCTGCTCGTCGGCGAGCCCGGCACCGCCAAGTCGATGCTCTCCGAACTGCTCGCCGCCGCCGTCTGCGGCACCAGCGGGCTCACCGTCCAGGGCACCGCCGGCACCACCGAGGACCAGCTCAAGTACGGCTGGAACTACGCCCTCCTGCTGGCCAAGGGCCCCAGCCGGGAGGCACTGGTGCCCTCCCCGGTGCTCACCGCGATGACCACCGGCGCGGTCGCCCGGGTCGAGGAGGTCACCCGCTGCCTCCCGGAGGTCCAGGACGCCCTGGTCTCGCTGCTCTCCGAGCGGCGGATCGCCGTCCCCGAGCTGGCCGGCGGACCGGACGCCCAGCTGCACGCGGCGCCCGGCTTCACCCTGATCGCCACCGCCAACCTGCGGGACAAGGGCGTCAGCGAGATGTCCGCCGCGCTCAAGCGGCGGTTCAACTTCGAGACGGTCGGCCCGATCGGCAGTCTGGCCGCCGAGGTCGAGCTGGTCCGCCGTCAGTCCACCGCCGCCGTCGCCCGCGCCGGCGCCCCCTACGGGGTGGACGACGCGGTGCTGGAGGCCCTGGTCACGGCCTTCCGCGACCTGCGCACCGGCCGCTCCACCGAAGGCTGGGACGTCGAACGGCCCTCCACGGTGATGAGCACCGCCGAGGCCGTCTCGGTGGCCACCGCCCTCGGTGTCTCCGCCGCCTACCTCCCCGACGGCGGGGACCTCCTCGGCCGGCTGCCCGGTCAGCTCATCGGCGTCGTCCGCAAGGACGACCCGGCCGACGCCGCCCGCCTGCTCGGCTACTGGGACGGCCCGGTCCGCCGCCGCGCCGAGCAGGGCGCCGGCACCTGGCGCACCCTCTGGGACCTCCGGACGGCCCTGGAGACGTGA
- a CDS encoding siderophore-interacting protein — MFRRARPTFDVHVVAVTPLTSALVRLTFTGPTLGDLSIEHPTQWVKLAIPEGHSRAYTIRHHRPAELEADIDVVLHGNGPLARWAAVARPGDRAQLAGPRGSRPSFEGAGHVLLAADESALPAALTIVEQLPPGVPVSAFVEIGEAGATLPLPERAGLTGHWLVRRPDRPKGTLLADTLLAADVPDGTTAWLAGEAHAVAGIRRHLLTDWSLPRERVHAKGYWKHGESDHKG; from the coding sequence ATGTTCCGCCGCGCCCGACCGACCTTCGACGTGCACGTCGTCGCGGTCACCCCGCTCACCTCCGCACTCGTCCGGCTCACCTTCACCGGCCCCACGCTGGGCGACCTCTCCATCGAACACCCCACCCAGTGGGTCAAGTTGGCGATCCCCGAGGGCCACTCCCGGGCCTACACCATCCGCCACCACCGCCCGGCGGAACTGGAGGCGGACATCGACGTCGTCCTCCACGGCAACGGCCCGCTCGCCCGCTGGGCCGCCGTCGCCCGCCCCGGCGACCGGGCGCAGCTGGCCGGACCGCGCGGCAGCCGGCCCTCGTTCGAGGGCGCCGGGCACGTCCTGCTCGCCGCCGACGAGAGCGCCCTGCCCGCCGCACTCACCATCGTCGAACAACTCCCGCCGGGCGTACCGGTCTCCGCCTTCGTCGAGATCGGCGAGGCCGGGGCCACCCTGCCCCTCCCGGAGCGGGCCGGCCTCACCGGCCACTGGCTCGTCCGCCGCCCGGACCGACCGAAGGGCACTCTGCTCGCCGACACCCTGCTGGCCGCCGACGTCCCCGACGGCACCACCGCCTGGCTGGCTGGCGAGGCGCACGCCGTCGCCGGGATCAGGCGCCACCTGCTCACCGATTGGTCCCTCCCGCGCGAACGCGTCCACGCCAAGGGCTACTGGAAGCACGGCGAGTCCGACCACAAGGGCTGA
- a CDS encoding proline racemase family protein, translated as MRTNRIFHAVDSHTEGMPTRVITGGVGVIPGATMAERRIHFRENLDHIRTLLVTEPRGHASMSGAILQPPTRPDADWGVLFIEVSGYLPMCGHGTIGVATVLVETGMVAVTEPVTTVRLETPAGLVVVDVAVTDGVARHVTLRNVPAFAERLDAELEVPGFGTVRYDVAYGGNFYAIVRLDDYGLPFDRKAKNEITTAGLATMQAINSTDEPVHPEDARIRGVKHVYFEAPGSDASYSRHAMSIHPGWFDRSPCGTGTSARMAQLHARGELAIGADFVNESFIGSKFTGRLVEETTVAGRPAVVPTVTGRAWITGTAQYFLSPDDPFPAGFEL; from the coding sequence ATGCGCACCAATCGAATCTTCCACGCGGTGGACTCCCACACGGAGGGCATGCCCACCCGGGTGATCACCGGCGGCGTCGGGGTGATCCCCGGCGCGACGATGGCGGAACGCCGGATCCACTTCCGCGAGAACCTCGACCACATCCGGACCCTGCTGGTGACCGAACCCCGCGGGCACGCGTCGATGAGCGGGGCGATCCTCCAGCCGCCGACCCGGCCCGACGCGGACTGGGGGGTGCTGTTCATCGAGGTGTCCGGCTACCTCCCGATGTGCGGCCACGGCACGATCGGCGTCGCGACCGTGCTGGTGGAGACCGGCATGGTCGCCGTGACCGAACCGGTCACGACCGTACGGCTGGAGACCCCGGCCGGGCTGGTCGTGGTCGACGTGGCGGTCACCGACGGAGTCGCCCGCCACGTCACCCTGCGCAACGTACCGGCGTTCGCCGAGCGGCTGGACGCCGAACTGGAGGTCCCCGGGTTCGGCACCGTCCGCTACGACGTGGCGTACGGCGGCAACTTCTACGCGATCGTGCGGCTCGACGACTACGGGCTGCCGTTCGACCGGAAGGCCAAGAACGAGATCACGACCGCCGGCCTGGCCACCATGCAGGCGATCAACTCGACCGACGAGCCGGTGCATCCGGAGGACGCCCGGATCCGCGGCGTGAAGCACGTCTACTTCGAGGCACCCGGCTCGGACGCCTCGTACTCCCGCCACGCCATGTCCATCCACCCCGGCTGGTTCGACCGGTCGCCGTGCGGGACGGGCACCAGTGCGCGGATGGCCCAGCTGCACGCGCGCGGCGAGCTGGCGATCGGCGCCGACTTCGTCAACGAGTCCTTCATCGGCTCGAAGTTCACCGGCCGCCTGGTCGAGGAGACCACGGTCGCGGGCCGCCCGGCGGTCGTGCCGACGGTCACCGGCCGGGCGTGGATCACCGGCACCGCGCAGTACTTCCTGTCGCCCGACGACCCCTTCCCGGCCGGCTTCGAGCTCTGA
- a CDS encoding PQQ-dependent sugar dehydrogenase codes for MLRRSAVAVLALLLGPVAAVGCSSAATPDHGTGPTPTGTLVFSPAATATTPGAPAPAGTAPATPSDGTPAAAPSATAAVAVRATVAQDLDAPWGLAVLPEGDLLVAERDSGRIVRVAAPDGAKTEAGTVPGVESGGEGGLLGLALSPGFATDHLVYAYLSTASDNRVVRFDYDPARPAGGQLGSPTFLLEGIPHGSRHNGGRIAFGPDGMLYAGTGDAGDTALAQDRASLGGKVLRLTPDGAPAPGNPFPGSPVWSTGHRNVQGLTWDPQGRLWASEFGQDTWDELNLIRPGGNYGWPTVEGVGGRPEFVDPVARWRTSEASPSGIAYADGAVWLAALRGERLWRVPLDGEEPAAQPQEFLSGAYGRLRTVVADRDGTLLLVTNNTDGRGDPRAGDDRVLRLTVS; via the coding sequence ATGCTCCGCCGCTCCGCCGTCGCCGTGCTCGCCCTGCTGCTCGGACCGGTCGCCGCCGTGGGCTGCTCCTCCGCGGCCACCCCCGACCACGGCACGGGCCCGACGCCCACCGGCACCCTGGTGTTCTCGCCCGCCGCCACCGCCACCACCCCCGGGGCGCCCGCGCCTGCCGGGACCGCCCCCGCGACCCCGTCCGACGGCACTCCCGCGGCCGCGCCGTCGGCGACCGCCGCGGTGGCCGTCCGGGCCACCGTCGCCCAGGACCTCGACGCCCCCTGGGGGTTGGCGGTCCTCCCGGAGGGCGACCTCCTGGTCGCCGAACGCGACAGCGGCCGGATCGTGCGCGTCGCGGCCCCGGACGGCGCGAAGACCGAGGCGGGCACCGTCCCCGGCGTCGAGTCCGGCGGGGAGGGCGGCCTGCTGGGCCTCGCCCTCTCGCCCGGCTTCGCCACCGACCACCTGGTCTACGCCTACCTCTCCACCGCCTCCGACAACCGCGTCGTCCGGTTCGACTACGACCCGGCCCGGCCGGCCGGCGGGCAACTCGGTTCCCCCACCTTCCTGTTGGAGGGGATCCCGCACGGCTCGCGGCACAACGGCGGCCGCATCGCGTTCGGCCCCGACGGCATGCTCTACGCCGGGACGGGCGACGCGGGCGACACGGCGCTCGCCCAGGACCGGGCCTCGCTCGGGGGCAAGGTCCTCCGCCTCACCCCGGACGGCGCCCCCGCCCCCGGGAACCCGTTCCCCGGCTCACCGGTCTGGTCGACGGGCCACCGCAACGTGCAGGGGCTCACCTGGGATCCCCAGGGCCGCCTGTGGGCCTCCGAGTTCGGCCAGGACACCTGGGACGAGCTGAACCTGATCCGCCCCGGCGGCAACTACGGCTGGCCGACGGTGGAGGGCGTCGGCGGCCGTCCCGAGTTCGTCGACCCGGTCGCCCGCTGGCGCACCTCCGAGGCCTCGCCGAGCGGCATCGCCTACGCCGACGGGGCCGTCTGGCTGGCCGCGCTGCGCGGTGAGCGGCTCTGGCGCGTCCCCCTCGACGGCGAAGAACCCGCCGCCCAGCCGCAGGAGTTCCTCTCCGGGGCCTACGGGCGGCTGCGGACCGTGGTGGCCGACCGCGACGGCACCCTGCTGCTCGTCACCAACAACACCGACGGGCGCGGCGACCCGCGCGCCGGCGACGACCGCGTCCTGCGGCTGACCGTCTCGTAG
- a CDS encoding TetR/AcrR family transcriptional regulator, with the protein MTTTDTPGQPPPHKDPSTIAAQPRPATGSSTGSSRRSEAARLAVLNAADDLLVEHGFEGLTIEGIATAAGVAKQTIYRWWKSKVDILFDNLALDATTGLAWPDSPSTPADLRAYVHRFATFLGEEPAGRVLQALLGHAQLDSRTAELLHSGFLDGLRARDVAHTRACLGPTGGTEGDDAGNDGRSDSDDRAADLLDALLAPLYHRVMVLRRPLDSAFVDALLDRHLPG; encoded by the coding sequence ATGACCACGACCGACACCCCCGGCCAGCCGCCCCCGCACAAGGACCCGAGCACCATCGCCGCCCAGCCCCGCCCCGCCACCGGCAGCAGCACCGGTAGCAGCCGCCGCAGTGAGGCCGCGCGCCTGGCCGTGCTGAACGCGGCCGACGACCTGCTCGTGGAACACGGCTTCGAGGGCCTCACCATCGAGGGCATCGCCACCGCGGCCGGGGTCGCCAAACAGACCATCTACCGCTGGTGGAAGTCCAAGGTCGACATCCTCTTCGACAACCTCGCCCTCGACGCCACCACGGGCCTGGCCTGGCCCGACTCCCCGTCCACCCCCGCCGATCTGCGCGCCTACGTCCACCGGTTCGCCACCTTCCTCGGCGAGGAGCCGGCCGGCCGGGTCCTCCAGGCCCTCCTCGGGCACGCCCAACTCGACTCCCGTACGGCCGAGTTGCTGCACAGCGGCTTCCTGGACGGCCTGCGCGCCCGCGACGTCGCGCACACCCGCGCCTGCCTCGGCCCCACCGGTGGCACCGAGGGCGACGACGCCGGGAACGACGGGCGGAGCGACTCCGACGACCGGGCCGCCGACCTCCTCGACGCCCTGCTCGCCCCGCTCTACCACCGGGTGATGGTGCTGCGCCGCCCGCTGGACTCCGCGTTCGTCGACGCACTGCTCGACCGGCACCTGCCGGGCTGA